In Legionella lytica, one genomic interval encodes:
- a CDS encoding zinc ribbon domain-containing protein YjdM has translation MHTLPPCPKCNSEYTYEDGSLLICPECTYEWSKHEHDADESQNEERIIKDANGQVLNDGDTVTVIKDLKVKGSSLVVKVGTKVKNIRLVDGDHDIDCKIDGIGAMKLKSEFVKKG, from the coding sequence ATGCATACACTCCCCCCCTGCCCCAAATGTAACTCAGAATATACTTATGAAGATGGTTCCTTATTGATTTGTCCCGAATGCACCTATGAATGGAGTAAGCATGAGCATGATGCGGATGAAAGCCAGAATGAAGAACGAATCATCAAAGATGCCAATGGCCAAGTATTAAACGATGGGGATACCGTCACAGTAATTAAAGACTTGAAAGTTAAAGGCTCATCTTTAGTAGTAAAAGTAGGCACCAAAGTAAAAAATATTAGACTGGTTGATGGTGATCATGACATTGATTGTAAAATTGATGGCATCGGCGCCATGAAATTAAAATCAGAGTTTGTGAAAAAAGGATAA
- a CDS encoding GMC family oxidoreductase, with protein MTQTPKIFDYIIVGGGSAGCVLANRLSENSNTQVCLLEAGPADTSPFIRMPMGIIMAIRSKKLNWHLWTTPQAHCNNRSMYWPRGRTLGGSSSINAMCYVRGHANDYDQWAQLGNEGWSYQEVLPYFEKFEREEKIHVDKPRYLNPLMRVFVQAGEQAGYPILENYNTELREGVGYFDVAQKNGQRWSNARGYLDPIKKRSNLTIITHAQAVKILCDNKCAKGVRIIRRGTTQDIRASKEVILSAGSIGSPHLLLLSGIGPKAEIEKHGIALVHDLPGVGENLQDHLDIHITCLDKTRTSFSFLPSSLWRHLKSLVLYLFKHRGELTSNYTQAVGFTRTTPTSIAPDLQWHFATSMYTNSARQLKDLFCHYGYLLMTCYLHPKSRGTIKLRSANPMDMPLIDPNYLSEKEDLDAMVIGFQKAREILAQQAFSPYFAKEFEPGETAKTEEQIREYIKQKSETIYHPVGTCKMGIDSMAVVDPKQLKVYGIDNLRVIDASIMPTLVSGNTNSPTTMIAEKGAAIILESST; from the coding sequence ATGACTCAAACTCCTAAAATATTTGATTACATCATCGTAGGCGGAGGCTCCGCAGGCTGCGTTTTAGCAAATAGGCTTTCTGAAAACTCCAATACCCAAGTATGCCTACTCGAGGCAGGCCCAGCCGATACTAGTCCATTTATTCGTATGCCTATGGGAATTATCATGGCCATACGCAGTAAAAAATTAAATTGGCATTTATGGACCACACCCCAAGCCCATTGCAACAATAGAAGCATGTACTGGCCTAGAGGACGAACACTTGGAGGCAGCTCCTCTATTAATGCCATGTGTTATGTGCGAGGACATGCCAATGATTATGATCAATGGGCGCAATTAGGTAATGAAGGATGGAGCTATCAAGAAGTACTTCCCTATTTTGAAAAGTTTGAGCGTGAAGAAAAAATTCATGTCGATAAACCCAGATATTTAAACCCCTTGATGCGTGTTTTTGTGCAAGCAGGAGAACAAGCGGGTTATCCAATTTTAGAAAACTATAATACAGAGCTGCGAGAAGGCGTTGGATATTTTGATGTAGCCCAAAAAAACGGGCAGCGTTGGAGCAATGCTCGCGGTTATTTAGATCCTATTAAAAAAAGAAGCAATTTAACCATTATAACGCATGCTCAGGCGGTTAAAATTCTTTGTGACAATAAATGTGCTAAAGGAGTACGTATTATCAGGCGAGGAACCACTCAAGATATCCGGGCAAGCAAAGAAGTAATTCTATCAGCTGGCAGTATTGGCTCCCCTCATCTTTTATTATTGTCAGGAATAGGGCCTAAAGCAGAGATAGAAAAACATGGCATCGCGTTAGTTCATGATTTACCCGGTGTAGGAGAAAACCTACAAGATCATTTAGATATTCATATCACCTGCCTGGATAAAACACGTACCTCATTTAGTTTTCTTCCCAGTTCTCTGTGGCGGCACCTTAAATCATTAGTACTTTATCTATTTAAACACCGAGGCGAATTAACTAGCAATTACACGCAAGCCGTAGGTTTTACCAGAACCACCCCCACCTCAATAGCTCCGGATTTACAATGGCATTTTGCAACCTCCATGTACACCAATAGCGCCCGTCAGCTAAAGGATTTGTTTTGCCATTATGGTTATTTATTAATGACCTGTTATTTGCATCCTAAAAGCCGCGGCACCATTAAATTACGCAGTGCCAATCCTATGGATATGCCTTTAATTGACCCCAATTACTTATCTGAAAAAGAAGATTTAGATGCCATGGTTATTGGCTTTCAAAAAGCCCGAGAAATTTTAGCGCAGCAAGCTTTTAGCCCTTATTTTGCAAAAGAGTTTGAACCTGGAGAAACAGCAAAAACAGAAGAACAAATTCGTGAGTACATTAAGCAAAAATCCGAAACCATTTATCATCCCGTAGGCACCTGTAAAATGGGGATCGACTCAATGGCGGTGGTTGATCCCAAACAATTAAAAGTCTATGGAATAGACAACTTAAGAGTGATTGATGCCTCCATTATGCCAACGTTGGTTAGCGGCAATACCAATTCACCAACCACCATGATTGCTGAAAAAGGAGCCGCAATAATTTTAGAATCATCAACTTAA
- a CDS encoding tetratricopeptide repeat protein, with amino-acid sequence MGIQINRQIVVALILFLFLSQSWAHQTPWETVNVRYRKAERQGYSKKALSLAKQAYTIALNKEVQHLPMSCFKLGYSYYTQGNFKQADQFLRKALFFFEKLYGEGYSAAGALNLLSRNCGKQGQHDKAEYYALKSLRFFDKKHSKDDVKRVPFLVILGTVYQDQNKYAQAESLYKEAQEILKKEPTQNMALRAELFSNFADLYEDMGDYNKCEPLYFHALNLKEQLYGKNHPTVARTLNNLAYFYIRQDLNEKAIPLLLRAIKIHEQHTDSKDYSLTPSLDNLGLAYEGIGEYEKATRTYERELAILKELQIKGPDYATTLNNMARLYQAQGRYIEAEKLYLESLAIDQKFLPAGHRSIGRDMNNLAGIYGEQGKTRQSEELYKKVATLYQSKLGNEHPSTANALLSLGTFQVKRHNFRKAESLYQQALAIYEKKLPADSPLIANGLNNLAGLYVEEKNYRKAEALYRRSLTIRKKALGEAHPLYAESLNNLGYVYGELKQYEKAEPLYLQAIAIVEKKHGEDHPFLVTYMNNLGTLYSEQGKKEAARSYFAKAIAIGTKKLGATHPTVLAAKNNLRIV; translated from the coding sequence ATGGGAATTCAAATAAACAGGCAAATAGTTGTTGCTTTAATCTTATTTTTATTTTTAAGCCAGAGTTGGGCACATCAAACACCATGGGAAACTGTAAATGTTCGTTATAGGAAAGCTGAAAGACAGGGCTATAGCAAAAAGGCTTTAAGTCTGGCAAAACAAGCTTATACGATTGCCTTAAATAAAGAGGTTCAACATTTACCCATGAGCTGTTTTAAGTTAGGGTATTCCTATTACACTCAAGGAAATTTTAAGCAGGCAGATCAATTTTTACGTAAGGCTTTGTTCTTTTTTGAAAAGTTATATGGTGAGGGCTATTCAGCTGCAGGAGCATTAAATCTCCTTTCCAGGAATTGTGGCAAGCAAGGACAGCATGATAAGGCCGAGTATTATGCCTTAAAATCATTGAGATTTTTTGATAAAAAGCACAGTAAAGACGATGTTAAGCGGGTTCCATTTTTAGTTATTTTGGGTACAGTTTATCAAGATCAAAATAAATATGCTCAGGCCGAATCTCTTTATAAAGAGGCTCAGGAGATTTTAAAGAAAGAGCCAACACAAAATATGGCGTTAAGGGCTGAACTTTTTTCTAATTTTGCGGACCTTTATGAGGATATGGGAGATTACAATAAGTGCGAACCACTTTATTTTCACGCATTAAATCTGAAAGAACAACTATACGGAAAAAATCATCCGACTGTGGCGAGAACCCTTAATAATCTGGCTTATTTCTATATACGTCAAGACTTAAATGAAAAAGCAATACCCCTACTGTTACGTGCTATAAAAATACATGAGCAACATACTGATTCTAAAGATTACTCGTTAACCCCGAGTTTAGATAATCTTGGATTAGCCTATGAAGGAATCGGGGAGTATGAAAAGGCGACTCGCACGTATGAGCGAGAGTTAGCAATTCTGAAGGAGTTGCAAATTAAGGGCCCTGATTATGCTACGACCTTAAATAATATGGCCCGTCTGTATCAAGCACAGGGCCGTTATATAGAGGCAGAAAAATTATATCTGGAATCTTTAGCCATTGACCAGAAATTCCTTCCTGCGGGCCATCGTTCTATCGGTCGAGATATGAATAACCTGGCAGGTATTTATGGAGAGCAAGGAAAGACAAGGCAATCAGAAGAACTTTACAAAAAGGTTGCTACGCTTTACCAAAGCAAATTGGGAAATGAGCATCCTAGTACTGCCAATGCATTACTAAGTCTTGGGACTTTTCAGGTGAAACGGCATAATTTCAGAAAAGCAGAATCCTTGTATCAGCAAGCCCTGGCTATTTATGAAAAGAAGCTTCCAGCCGACAGTCCTTTGATAGCGAATGGGCTAAACAATTTAGCGGGCTTGTATGTGGAAGAAAAGAACTACCGTAAAGCTGAAGCCTTGTATCGACGTTCATTGACGATTAGGAAAAAAGCATTAGGAGAAGCGCATCCATTATACGCTGAAAGTTTAAATAACTTAGGCTATGTTTATGGCGAGTTAAAGCAGTATGAGAAAGCAGAGCCGCTTTATTTGCAAGCTATAGCCATTGTTGAAAAAAAGCATGGTGAAGATCATCCGTTTTTAGTGACTTATATGAATAACCTGGGCACGTTATACTCTGAACAGGGTAAAAAAGAGGCGGCAAGGTCTTATTTTGCAAAGGCAATAGCTATTGGTACAAAGAAATTAGGTGCTACACATCCCACTGTTTTAGCGGCTAAGAATAATTTAAGGATAGTGTAA
- a CDS encoding tetratricopeptide repeat protein has translation MRVQINKQLAVTFILLLFLSIGWAQKTPWENVNAQYWAAKRQGYNKKALTLAREAFSIARHKEVRHLPMSCFNLGYSYYVQGNFKEADKFLRQALFFFEKLYGEDDYSATTTLNLLARNYREQGLYDKAEYYALKSLRLFDKKHRRNNTRRVPYLVVLATVYQHYNKNTQAENLYREAQAILSKKSLKNMKLRTGLLTNMADFYKDMGDYNKCELLYRKALALKEQLYGKNHPSVALTLNNLAYFYVRQDLNEKAIPLLLRAIKIHEQHTDSKDYSLTPSLDNLGLAYEGIGEYEKANRTYERELAILKELQIKGPDYATTLNNMARLYQAQGRYIEAEKLYLESLAIDQKFLPAGHRSIGRDMNNLAGIYGEQGKTRQSEELYKKVATLYQSKLGNEHPSTANALLSLGTFQVKRHNFRKAESLYQQALAIYEKKLPADSPLIANGLNNLAGLYVEEKNYRKAEALYRRSLTIRKKALGEAHPLYAESLNNLGYVYGELKQYEKAEPLYLQAIAIVEKKHGEDHPFLVTYMNNLGTLYSEQGKKEAARSYFAKAIAIGTKKLGATHPTVLAAKNNLRIM, from the coding sequence ATGCGAGTTCAAATAAACAAGCAGCTGGCTGTTACCTTTATTCTGTTGTTGTTTTTAAGTATCGGTTGGGCGCAAAAAACACCATGGGAAAATGTAAATGCTCAATATTGGGCGGCCAAAAGACAGGGTTACAATAAAAAAGCTTTGACACTTGCCAGGGAGGCCTTTTCAATTGCTCGACATAAAGAAGTTAGGCATCTACCTATGAGCTGTTTTAATTTAGGGTATTCTTATTATGTGCAAGGAAACTTTAAGGAGGCAGATAAGTTTTTACGTCAAGCTTTGTTTTTCTTTGAAAAATTATATGGTGAAGATGATTATTCTGCTACAACGACATTAAATCTTCTTGCTCGGAATTATAGAGAACAAGGGTTGTATGATAAAGCCGAGTATTATGCCCTAAAGTCGTTAAGACTTTTTGATAAAAAGCATAGAAGAAATAATACTCGACGAGTTCCGTATTTGGTTGTTTTAGCTACAGTATATCAACATTACAATAAAAATACGCAGGCAGAAAATCTTTATAGAGAGGCTCAGGCAATTTTAAGTAAAAAATCATTAAAAAACATGAAATTAAGAACTGGGCTCTTAACTAATATGGCTGATTTTTATAAAGATATGGGTGACTATAATAAATGTGAACTTTTGTATCGTAAAGCATTAGCTCTGAAAGAGCAATTATACGGAAAAAATCATCCGAGCGTGGCACTGACCCTTAATAATCTGGCTTATTTCTATGTACGTCAAGACTTAAATGAAAAAGCAATACCGTTGTTGTTACGGGCTATAAAAATTCATGAGCAACATACTGATTCTAAAGATTACTCGTTAACCCCGAGTTTAGATAATCTTGGATTAGCTTATGAAGGAATCGGGGAGTATGAAAAGGCGAATCGCACTTATGAGCGAGAGTTAGCAATTCTGAAGGAGTTGCAAATTAAGGGCCCTGATTATGCTACGACCTTAAATAATATGGCCCGTCTGTATCAAGCACAGGGCCGTTATATAGAGGCAGAAAAATTATATCTGGAATCTTTAGCCATTGACCAGAAATTCCTTCCTGCGGGCCATCGTTCTATCGGTCGAGATATGAATAACCTGGCAGGTATTTATGGAGAGCAAGGAAAGACAAGGCAATCAGAAGAACTTTACAAAAAGGTTGCTACGCTTTACCAAAGCAAATTGGGAAATGAGCATCCTAGTACTGCCAATGCATTACTAAGTCTTGGGACTTTTCAGGTGAAACGGCATAATTTCAGAAAAGCAGAATCCTTGTATCAGCAAGCCCTGGCTATTTATGAAAAGAAGCTTCCAGCCGACAGTCCTTTGATAGCGAATGGGCTAAACAATTTAGCGGGCTTGTATGTGGAAGAAAAGAACTACCGTAAAGCTGAAGCCTTGTATCGACGTTCATTGACGATTAGGAAAAAAGCATTAGGAGAAGCGCATCCATTATACGCTGAAAGTTTAAATAACTTAGGCTATGTTTATGGCGAGTTAAAGCAGTATGAGAAAGCAGAGCCGCTTTATTTGCAAGCTATAGCCATTGTTGAAAAAAAGCATGGTGAAGATCATCCGTTTTTAGTGACTTATATGAATAACCTGGGCACGTTATACTCTGAACAGGGTAAAAAAGAGGCTGCAAGGTCTTATTTTGCAAAGGCAATAGCTATTGGCACAAAGAAATTAGGCGCTACGCATCCCACTGTTTTAGCGGCTAAGAATAATTTAAGGATAATGTAG